Genomic segment of Thiohalomonas denitrificans:
CGATGCCGTCAGCTTCGGTGACACCACCTTTCGATTCCACCACCCGGGACCGGCCCACACCACTACGGATATCATGATCGAGATCCCGGAGAAAAAGGTGCTGTTCCTCGCCGATAACGTCTGCAACGAACGCATCGTCGGAATGAACGACGGCACCTTCCGCGGCAGTGTGGAGGTGATCGATGCCGCCTTGCAGATCCCGGCCGAGGTCTATGTGCCGGGACACGGCCAGACGGCCGGGGTTGAATTCGTGCACGACTACCGCGGTTACCTGGATGGCGTCTATTCCGGCGCCGAAGAGTTCTACGAACAGGGCATGGAACCGTTTGAAATGAAGCCGTTAATCGAGAAGCGTCTGGCACGCTTCAAAAACTGGACCGGCTTCAACGAAGAGCTCGGCAAGCACATCAGCCTGGCGGTCCTGGAAGCCGAACAGGCAATGTTCGAATAGCAAGCCTGGAATCCGAGAATAGCCTCGGACAGGCTCCCAAGCGGCAGGGATGCCGCCCCTACCCGCCCAGCTTCTCCAACGACTCCTCCGCTATCTCTTTCACTTCGGCGCTGTCATCCTGCAACCTTTCACGAAGGTACGCCGCAGCCTCCGGTGAGCCGCTCAGGCCCAGAAGATGACAGGCATCACTTCGTATCCTGTGGTCCTCATGACGGGACAGCTCGCCAAGCCGGGGCACAAGGGCCGTCAACGCCTCGCTCCCCTCCCGGTTCTCCAGCAGAGCATTGGCCCCCAGACGGACCTGCATCGGCGCCTCGGGATCGCCGACAATCGCCAGCGTTTCCACAAGCCGTTGCGGCTCAGCCTCGAGATACGCCTCGGCTTCGGAGAATCTGCCGGAACTCAGCAGCTCATGCAGGTACTCGCTGCCCGCCTCACCACCCAGGGCCTTTTCAGCCCACTGTTTGAGCGCCCCCGGCGTCTGTGCACCCTCCAGGATAAAAGGGCCAATGCGGGTCCAGGGCGCAGAACGCACACCCATCTCCGCCGCCTTCTCCGGATGAACGGCCACATTGATCACCTCCAGGCGGCCGATTTCCCCGCTCTTGACCAGGTCGGAAAGCCCCTGCAGGACCCCGGGACAGTGGGGGCACCCGGGAGCAATAAACAGGAGTGCATCGGGGACTTGGGACATGGGGGACTCCTTGAAAGGTCGACCGCCCCACACAGGTTGGGACAAAGCCGAGTATTCATGTAGACTTTTCGTATTCCGGCTCAGGATAATACAACGTCATCCTGACGGCCAATCTACAGAGACGAATTGGACCCCGGGTCCGGAGAGATAATGAGCGAAACCGAATTTAGCAAAGAAGAGCAGATCCTGCGTGCCGTCAAGAGGGTTCTTACCGAGGTCATCAAGGATACCGCGACCGAACCCGGTATCAAGCACCCCTTGAGCGAAAACACCGTCAACGGTCTCCGGGACTGCCTGATCCTGATCAGCCAGCGGGAACAGGAGCTGGCTGCAGAGAACGACAGGCCCATGGATATGCGCCCTCAATTCAAGGATGGTCCGAAACCACAGGGCGACGTTGTGGTGCCGATCGAGTCATTGAAAAAGAAATAGCGACTCAGCAGAAACTTGCCTTTATCAGAGGGGACATGGGGCAAACAGCTCTAGGTGCCCCACTCTAGGGAACCTCTAAAAATTGATTTTTCGTCACTCCCGCGAAAGCGGGAGCCCAGTAAAATCAAACGGCTGGATCCCGCTTTCGCGGAAATGACGAATTTATAGAAGTGCCCTTTATTCCTTCTCTTTAGTTCTCCCCAAGGCCTGATCCGGTCGTGGGCCTGAGCGTCATTCAATAAATCGGGCCAGTGCCGGTCGCATCTGTTTCACCGTGTCGTAACCGACCGCGATGACTTCGTCGGCGCGATCGAATTCCAGCAAGCCCACGTGGGCCAGACGTGGTTCAATCAGCAGGTCCGGCGGGTCGCCGGCCATACGGCTGCGGGTTATGCGGTCCTGCATGATATTGATGGAAGAGGCGAGGACATCGAAAAGACCCGGCGCCTTGGGGGCCCGGCCGGGAGCCGCACCGCCCATCAGCTTGGAACGCAGTTCGTCGTTGAAACGCTGCACGATCTGGTCCCAGACGGCCTTGCTTTCGCCGGGACTTTTCTCCGGCTTCAGGCGGGGCGGATGCATGAGGTGCTTGCCGACGATGTCGCCGTTGAGATTGACCGCAATTATGAGGTCGGCCCCCAGAGCCCTGGCCGCCGACACCGGTACCGGATTGACGAGCCCGCCATCCACCAGAAAATCGCCATTCACCTTGACGGGATTGAAGAGTCCCGGCAGTGCCATGGAGGCCCGAACCGCCTCCAGAATGGGGCCGGTCTGCAGCCAGATTTCACGGCCGGTATTTAGATTGGTGGCAACAGTGGCGAAAATCCGCTCTGCCTCTTTCATATCCCGGTCGCGAATGTGTTTGCGAAAATATTCGGTCAGGGCCTCCCCGGCGATAAACCCGCCCGCCAGTTTGACGTCCATGAAGCGGACGATGTCCCACCAGTCGAGGGCGCGCGCCCACGCCTCCAGACGATCCAGGCTATCCGTCACATAACCCGCGCCGACCATGGCCCCGATCGATGTCCCACAAACAATTTCCGGCTCGATCCCCTCCTCGGCGAGGGCGCGTATGACCCCGATATGGGCCCACCCGCGGGCCGAGCCGCTGCCAAGTGCCAGTGCGATGCGTGGTCTGCCCATCTTCCTCTCCGTTGGTTTGCGCCATTATACGTTCGAGACCACTCCTGCACAGAGGCCCATGGATGGTTTACTATCCGGATATGTTCACAAAACTCGTAACACACGGCGTCCTCGCACTGCTACTGCTGGTGCCCGGTCCGATCCTGGCGCAAGAGTCGGATGCAGAATGGGATGCCTGGGAGCAGACCCTGACGGAAGAGGCCGAGGAGGCGTGGGAGTTCAACGACGCCCCGCTCACGGAGCAGGTAGAGACGCCCGACTGGTTTCAACTCACCTTCCTCGATCTGGGGGAGGACTTGGCCGACGCGAAACGCGCGGGACGCGAAGGGCTCATTGTCTATTTCGGACAGAAATATTGCCCCTACTGCCAGGCGCTGATGGAAGACCTGAAACAGCCGGACATCCGAAGCTACGTACAGAGTAATTTTCACGTGGTTGAGGTGGACATTCACGGCGACCGTACCGTCACCGATCCGGAGGGCCGTGAATCCAGCGAAAAGGCCTTCGCCGAACGGGAGAATGCCAACCTGACGCCCACGCTGATTTTCTATGATCCCGAGGGTCGTCAGGCTCACAAGCTCACCGGATACCATAGCGCCTACCGCTTTCGCGCGGCCCTGGAGTACGTGGCGGACGACCATTACCAAACCGAAAGCTTTCGCAGTTACCTCCAGCGCGCCGATCCGAATCTGGCCCCGCGTGAGGGGGAGCTCAATCCATCGGAGGTTTTTGCACCGCCCCCGTTCAATCTTGACCGCACCCGGTTCCCCGGCGAACGTCCGCTCATCGTCTTTTTCGAGCAGGCCGACTGCCACGCCTGCGACGTCCTGCACTCCGGCCCCATGCAGCGCAAGGCGATCCGCGATCTTCTCGACCAGTTTGACACCATACAACTCGGAGTATGGGGCGAGACGCCCGTCATCACTCCCGATGGAGAGAGGCTGACCGCGCGCGAGTGGTCGGAAAGGCTCCGGCTGTTCTACACACCGACGCTGCTGTTTTTCGACCGCGGTGGCGAAGAGATCCTGCGGCTCGATTCGGTGGCCCATTTCTACCGCATTCAGGGCGTACTCCAGTACGTCCTCAGCGGCGCCCACCAGGAGGGCGTGG
This window contains:
- a CDS encoding HEAT repeat domain-containing protein, with product MSQVPDALLFIAPGCPHCPGVLQGLSDLVKSGEIGRLEVINVAVHPEKAAEMGVRSAPWTRIGPFILEGAQTPGALKQWAEKALGGEAGSEYLHELLSSGRFSEAEAYLEAEPQRLVETLAIVGDPEAPMQVRLGANALLENREGSEALTALVPRLGELSRHEDHRIRSDACHLLGLSGSPEAAAYLRERLQDDSAEVKEIAEESLEKLGG
- the rssA gene encoding patatin-like phospholipase RssA, giving the protein MGRPRIALALGSGSARGWAHIGVIRALAEEGIEPEIVCGTSIGAMVGAGYVTDSLDRLEAWARALDWWDIVRFMDVKLAGGFIAGEALTEYFRKHIRDRDMKEAERIFATVATNLNTGREIWLQTGPILEAVRASMALPGLFNPVKVNGDFLVDGGLVNPVPVSAARALGADLIIAVNLNGDIVGKHLMHPPRLKPEKSPGESKAVWDQIVQRFNDELRSKLMGGAAPGRAPKAPGLFDVLASSINIMQDRITRSRMAGDPPDLLIEPRLAHVGLLEFDRADEVIAVGYDTVKQMRPALARFIE
- a CDS encoding thioredoxin family protein, with the translated sequence MFTKLVTHGVLALLLLVPGPILAQESDAEWDAWEQTLTEEAEEAWEFNDAPLTEQVETPDWFQLTFLDLGEDLADAKRAGREGLIVYFGQKYCPYCQALMEDLKQPDIRSYVQSNFHVVEVDIHGDRTVTDPEGRESSEKAFAERENANLTPTLIFYDPEGRQAHKLTGYHSAYRFRAALEYVADDHYQTESFRSYLQRADPNLAPREGELNPSEVFAPPPFNLDRTRFPGERPLIVFFEQADCHACDVLHSGPMQRKAIRDLLDQFDTIQLGVWGETPVITPDGERLTAREWSERLRLFYTPTLLFFDRGGEEILRLDSVAHFYRIQGVLQYVLSGAHQEGVALQEWSRRNR